The following are encoded in a window of Cycloclasticus pugetii PS-1 genomic DNA:
- a CDS encoding carbohydrate porin — MRKAFTMAAIIASLIISTPALSNTEIALLKQQLDTLKKNYEQRIEALESRLIETEKRTQYVELKTQEAAVKPKQSSFLTQNSFNPAISLILDGRFADMGNDPDDYALPGFMLGGESGLGSQGFAVGESELVMSANIDNTFYGKATLGFHNDDGSTEVDLEEAYIQTLGLGNGLTIKAGRFFSAMGYLNEHHVHTWDFADAPLIYRGLFGDQLRDDGIQLSYIAPTDTFLQLGAEIMSGSQFPSAGEQSGIGAATVFANIGGDIGIEHSWQLGLSHWQANNIEGRTGGGHAHGEEDSAEETPSFDGDSKINAVDFVYKWAPNGNPKNQHVKVQFEYFDRKENGTISMLNSGPPLEETSFDGHQKGWYAQTIYQFKPRWRAGLRYDQLESDNTGFDDDVLMEAGLDSDGFKPKRMSAMIEWLPSEFSRIRLQFNRDKSYQESDDQIFLQYTTSLGSHGAHQY, encoded by the coding sequence TTATTTCTACCCCGGCACTTTCTAACACTGAAATTGCCTTATTAAAACAACAGCTAGACACCCTTAAAAAGAACTATGAACAACGCATTGAGGCCCTTGAGTCTAGATTAATAGAAACCGAAAAAAGAACGCAATATGTCGAACTTAAAACACAGGAAGCAGCAGTTAAACCGAAACAGAGTAGCTTCCTGACCCAAAATTCTTTCAATCCAGCCATTAGCCTTATTCTCGATGGTCGTTTTGCCGACATGGGCAATGACCCCGATGATTACGCATTGCCCGGCTTCATGCTCGGTGGCGAATCTGGCCTAGGTAGCCAAGGGTTTGCAGTGGGCGAAAGCGAACTGGTCATGAGCGCTAATATTGACAACACGTTTTATGGCAAAGCCACTCTTGGTTTTCATAATGATGACGGTAGCACCGAAGTAGACCTAGAAGAAGCCTATATACAGACATTAGGTTTAGGGAATGGCCTAACTATCAAGGCCGGTCGTTTTTTTTCTGCCATGGGGTACCTGAATGAACACCATGTTCACACTTGGGATTTTGCCGATGCGCCGTTAATTTATCGCGGCTTATTTGGCGACCAACTTAGGGATGATGGTATTCAACTAAGTTATATAGCACCGACCGATACTTTTTTACAGTTAGGCGCAGAAATTATGAGTGGTAGCCAATTCCCATCCGCTGGCGAGCAAAGTGGTATTGGCGCAGCAACAGTATTTGCTAACATCGGTGGTGATATCGGCATCGAACACAGTTGGCAATTGGGTTTAAGTCATTGGCAAGCTAATAACATAGAAGGTCGTACAGGTGGTGGCCATGCCCATGGTGAAGAAGATAGCGCTGAAGAAACCCCATCTTTTGATGGCGATAGCAAAATAAACGCTGTTGATTTTGTCTACAAATGGGCGCCCAATGGTAACCCTAAAAACCAACATGTTAAGGTACAGTTTGAATATTTTGACCGTAAAGAAAACGGCACCATTAGCATGCTAAACAGTGGCCCACCTCTAGAAGAAACCAGCTTCGACGGCCATCAAAAAGGCTGGTACGCACAAACTATTTATCAATTTAAACCTCGGTGGCGAGCAGGGCTTCGTTATGACCAGTTAGAAAGTGATAACACTGGATTCGATGACGATGTGTTAATGGAAGCAGGCTTAGATAGCGACGGTTTTAAACCTAAACGTATGAGTGCAATGATCGAGTGGTTACCGAGTGAATTTTCTAGGATACGGCTGCAATTTAACCGTGATAAATCCTACCAGGAATCAGATGATCAGATTTTCTTACAATACACTACTAGCCTAGGCAGTCACGGCGCTCATCAATATTAA
- a CDS encoding metal ABC transporter substrate-binding protein, protein MLHPWKKTFILLLTLLSPFYAHAELNIFACEPEWAALTKALGGDKVHVNSATTAMQDPHHIQARPSLIARMRRADLLVCTGADLETGWLPLLLRKSANPNVQVGQTGYFMAADYVSLMDKPTVLDRSLGDIHAAGNPHFHLDPKRIAQVSVALADRLAMIDPSHQAYYQHNLATFTQQWQQAMQQWEQRSKPLRDKPIVVSHNNWVYLSSWLGLKQVATLEPKPGIPASSTHLAKVLSTLKKEPAQMLLYASYQSDKSARWLSSKTALPAIALPLSPDNNETLINWFDRLLSQLLNVTS, encoded by the coding sequence ATGTTACATCCATGGAAAAAAACATTTATTTTATTACTCACTCTGCTCAGCCCATTTTACGCCCACGCTGAACTCAATATATTTGCATGTGAACCTGAATGGGCAGCGCTAACTAAAGCTCTCGGTGGTGATAAAGTACACGTCAACAGCGCTACAACTGCGATGCAAGACCCTCATCATATACAAGCACGCCCTAGCCTGATTGCCAGAATGCGCCGCGCCGACCTGTTAGTTTGCACAGGTGCAGACCTCGAAACAGGCTGGCTTCCTTTATTACTACGTAAATCTGCTAACCCTAATGTGCAGGTCGGTCAAACAGGCTATTTTATGGCTGCTGACTACGTTAGCCTGATGGACAAACCAACCGTGCTTGATCGTAGTCTCGGTGATATTCATGCTGCCGGAAACCCTCACTTTCACCTAGACCCTAAACGCATCGCTCAAGTCTCCGTGGCCTTAGCTGACAGGCTAGCAATGATTGATCCCTCTCATCAAGCATATTACCAACACAACCTAGCAACCTTTACTCAGCAATGGCAACAGGCAATGCAGCAATGGGAACAGCGAAGCAAACCATTACGCGATAAACCTATCGTTGTAAGCCATAATAATTGGGTCTACCTATCAAGCTGGTTAGGTTTAAAGCAAGTAGCAACTCTAGAGCCAAAACCCGGTATTCCAGCAAGTAGCACTCACCTTGCTAAGGTACTAAGCACATTGAAAAAAGAACCTGCTCAGATGTTACTTTATGCTAGTTACCAAAGTGATAAATCGGCACGTTGGCTAAGCAGTAAAACGGCGCTCCCCGCCATTGCTTTACCCCTCAGCCCTGATAATAATGAAACTCTAATTAATTGGTTTGATCGACTCCTCAGTCAATTATTAAATGTTACATCATGA
- a CDS encoding metal ABC transporter permease: protein MNIEGLQLSIIGPAFIVGLLVLATHVPLGQEVLKRGIIFIDLAIAQMAGLGVIVAWHFGWEAHGWEVQVAALSASLIGALGLSWAEKHWGKHQEALIGISFILAATASILLLANNPHGGDSLKDLLVGQILWTTSDQLLPTALVTCLIVWLLFNFRNRLGNLVFYILFALAVTNSVQLIGVYLVFASLIIPALGSLGHKKPLLIGFLIGATGYGFGLIGSSLFDLPSGAVIVWSIAITALLFKFIVKPASQQLN, encoded by the coding sequence ATGAACATTGAAGGACTTCAACTTTCGATTATTGGGCCGGCATTTATTGTCGGCCTACTGGTCCTCGCAACGCATGTCCCCCTTGGGCAAGAAGTTCTAAAACGCGGCATTATTTTTATTGATCTAGCTATTGCACAAATGGCTGGTTTAGGGGTTATCGTAGCCTGGCATTTTGGCTGGGAAGCACATGGCTGGGAGGTTCAAGTCGCCGCTTTATCTGCTTCTTTAATCGGCGCATTAGGCTTAAGCTGGGCCGAAAAGCACTGGGGAAAACACCAAGAAGCCCTTATTGGCATTAGTTTTATCTTAGCCGCTACCGCTAGTATTTTGCTGCTTGCTAATAACCCACATGGCGGTGATTCACTGAAAGACTTACTGGTCGGTCAAATATTATGGACCACTAGTGATCAACTTTTACCTACGGCCTTGGTAACCTGCTTAATTGTCTGGCTATTATTTAACTTTCGAAACCGCTTAGGTAATCTTGTTTTTTACATTTTATTTGCGTTAGCGGTTACCAACTCTGTTCAACTGATCGGGGTGTATCTAGTGTTTGCGAGCTTAATTATTCCTGCACTGGGTAGCCTGGGGCATAAAAAACCACTCTTAATTGGTTTTCTCATTGGTGCCACCGGTTATGGGTTTGGCTTAATTGGCTCATCATTATTTGATTTACCCAGCGGTGCTGTTATCGTCTGGAGCATTGCAATAACTGCCTTATTATTCAAATTTATTGTCAAACCTGCTTCACAGCAGCTTAATTAA
- a CDS encoding carbohydrate kinase family protein: protein MSAVESKDINAEAGADMNAKPQSALICGSMAFDTIMVFPDKFQHHILPDKVHMLNVSFFVPELRREFGGCAGNIAYNLHLLGENALPMATVGKDFASYAQWMLKTGVKQDYLKVLEDDFTGQAYITSDMDDNQITAFHPGAMGRSELNKVPSDANISIGIVSPDGKAGMIEHAKQFVEAGIPFVFDPGQGMPMFDSDELKTFIEQATWVTLNDYEAAMLQEKTGLSPHEIAEQVEALIITKGAEGSLVYTKTERIDIPPAKATALVDPTGCGDAYRGGLLYGLMNGLDWEVTGRIAGLMGAIKIAHAGTQNHVVTLDELKMQYAEQFGGSF, encoded by the coding sequence ATGAGTGCTGTAGAGTCAAAGGATATAAATGCCGAAGCGGGTGCTGACATGAACGCTAAGCCTCAATCAGCATTAATTTGTGGCTCAATGGCATTTGATACGATTATGGTGTTTCCTGATAAATTTCAACACCATATATTGCCCGATAAAGTACATATGTTGAATGTATCCTTTTTTGTACCTGAGTTACGCCGTGAGTTTGGTGGTTGTGCAGGCAATATTGCTTATAACTTACATTTGTTGGGTGAAAACGCATTGCCCATGGCAACAGTGGGTAAAGATTTCGCTTCTTATGCGCAATGGATGCTTAAAACAGGCGTAAAGCAAGACTATCTAAAAGTGCTGGAAGATGACTTTACCGGTCAAGCTTATATCACCAGTGATATGGATGATAACCAAATTACTGCTTTTCATCCTGGCGCAATGGGACGCTCCGAGCTTAACAAGGTGCCTAGCGATGCGAATATAAGCATTGGAATAGTCTCCCCGGATGGTAAAGCAGGGATGATTGAACATGCTAAGCAATTTGTTGAAGCGGGTATTCCATTTGTTTTTGACCCGGGTCAAGGTATGCCAATGTTTGATAGCGATGAATTAAAAACGTTTATTGAACAAGCAACATGGGTGACTTTAAATGATTATGAAGCGGCGATGTTGCAAGAAAAGACGGGCCTTTCACCACATGAAATAGCTGAGCAAGTAGAGGCATTAATTATTACTAAAGGCGCAGAAGGGTCGTTGGTTTATACCAAGACGGAGCGTATCGATATTCCGCCTGCAAAAGCAACAGCATTGGTCGACCCCACAGGGTGTGGTGATGCTTATCGCGGTGGCTTGCTATACGGCTTGATGAATGGCTTGGATTGGGAAGTAACAGGGCGTATTGCGGGGCTAATGGGGGCGATTAAAATAGCCCATGCGGGTACGCAAAACCATGTTGTGACGCTAGATGAGCTCAAAATGCAGTATGCAGAACAGTTTGGCGGCTCATTTTAA
- the gcvPB gene encoding aminomethyl-transferring glycine dehydrogenase subunit GcvPB yields MLIFEQSHSGRASNAQLPQDNDALASLPADALRTSKPNLPEVSEMQVVRHFTRLSQKNFSIDTHFYPLGSCTMKYNPRACNTLASLPEFTGRHPLGPSLHGQGFLSCMYELQGMLKEVTGMQAVSLSPAAGAQGEFAGVAMIKAYHDERNDTARCEILVPDAAHGTNPASAVMCGYKVREIPTGKNGDVDIEALKEAIGPQTAGIMLTNPSTLGVFDRKIKEIAGIVHDAGGLLYYDGANLNAILGKVRPGDMGFDVIHMNLHKTFSTPHGGGGPGAGPVGVSKRLKPYLPVPIVGKKEGQYVLLDEQDCPKTIGRLSAFAGNAGVLLRAYIYAKMLGREGMSRVADFATLNANYLLKRLMAAGYDAAYPERRATHEFILTLKKQAKELDVTAMDVAKRLLDYDFHAPTTYFPLLIPECLLIEPTETEAKETLDEFVDTMAKILDEAKMQPESLKNAPYSLPVRRLDDVKAVKQLDVVWQELNQ; encoded by the coding sequence ATGCTGATATTCGAGCAATCGCACAGTGGGCGGGCGTCAAACGCTCAGTTGCCGCAAGATAATGATGCTTTGGCTTCATTGCCTGCAGACGCCTTAAGAACCTCCAAGCCAAATTTACCTGAGGTTTCAGAAATGCAGGTGGTGCGTCATTTTACGCGCTTATCTCAGAAAAACTTCTCGATAGATACGCATTTTTACCCGTTGGGTTCTTGTACGATGAAATACAACCCACGCGCCTGCAATACGCTAGCGAGTTTACCTGAATTTACTGGGCGGCACCCACTTGGGCCTAGCTTGCACGGTCAGGGGTTTTTATCGTGTATGTATGAACTACAAGGCATGTTAAAAGAGGTTACAGGGATGCAGGCAGTCTCTTTGTCTCCTGCGGCCGGTGCTCAAGGTGAGTTCGCGGGTGTGGCGATGATTAAAGCCTATCACGATGAGCGTAATGATACGGCGCGTTGTGAAATCTTAGTCCCTGATGCGGCACATGGTACTAACCCAGCATCGGCTGTTATGTGTGGTTATAAAGTGCGAGAAATCCCCACTGGAAAGAATGGTGATGTTGATATTGAGGCGCTAAAAGAGGCGATTGGCCCGCAAACTGCGGGCATTATGCTGACAAATCCAAGTACGTTAGGTGTCTTTGATCGTAAAATAAAAGAGATCGCTGGCATTGTGCATGATGCCGGGGGGTTGTTGTATTACGATGGGGCTAACTTGAATGCCATTTTGGGTAAAGTACGCCCCGGTGATATGGGTTTTGATGTGATTCATATGAACTTGCACAAAACGTTCTCTACACCACATGGTGGTGGTGGGCCAGGGGCAGGGCCAGTAGGTGTCAGCAAGCGCTTGAAACCGTACTTGCCAGTACCAATTGTTGGTAAGAAAGAAGGGCAGTACGTGTTATTAGATGAACAAGATTGCCCTAAGACGATTGGTCGCTTGTCTGCTTTTGCAGGTAATGCGGGTGTTTTGTTACGAGCTTATATCTATGCAAAAATGCTCGGTAGAGAGGGGATGTCACGTGTTGCAGACTTTGCGACCTTGAATGCAAACTATCTATTGAAACGTTTAATGGCGGCAGGTTATGACGCTGCATACCCTGAGCGGCGTGCTACACACGAATTTATTCTAACGCTTAAAAAACAAGCAAAAGAACTTGATGTAACGGCGATGGATGTGGCGAAACGTCTCTTGGATTATGACTTCCATGCGCCAACAACCTACTTCCCATTGTTAATACCTGAGTGTTTGTTAATTGAGCCAACAGAAACTGAAGCTAAAGAAACGCTCGATGAATTTGTCGACACGATGGCGAAAATTTTAGATGAAGCAAAAATGCAGCCAGAAAGCTTAAAAAATGCGCCTTATAGTCTACCTGTAAGACGCTTAGATGATGTCAAAGCGGTTAAACAGTTGGATGTAGTATGGCAGGAGTTAAACCAATGA
- the tpx gene encoding thiol peroxidase, whose amino-acid sequence MATITLQSNEIHTNGDVPAVGSNAPDFSLTTKELADVSLADYAGKKKIISIVPSLDTPTCQLSTKKLNEYAKSHPNTVILVVSADLPFAMSRFCGDEGLENVVTLSMMRDRNFAKDYGVLIGDGPLKGITARALISLDENNNVKTSELVAEIADEPDYETALAAL is encoded by the coding sequence ATGGCAACAATTACACTACAAAGTAATGAGATTCATACAAACGGCGATGTTCCTGCAGTGGGTTCAAACGCGCCAGACTTCAGCCTAACAACCAAAGAGTTGGCCGATGTATCGCTCGCAGATTATGCCGGTAAAAAGAAAATAATTAGCATTGTGCCAAGCTTGGACACACCAACTTGTCAGCTATCAACCAAAAAATTGAATGAATACGCTAAGAGCCACCCTAATACAGTGATTCTTGTTGTATCGGCGGATTTACCATTTGCAATGTCGCGCTTTTGTGGCGACGAGGGCTTAGAAAATGTCGTTACCTTGTCAATGATGCGCGATCGTAACTTCGCAAAAGATTATGGTGTGCTGATTGGTGATGGACCGCTGAAAGGTATTACAGCGAGAGCGTTAATTAGTTTAGATGAAAACAATAATGTAAAAACGTCAGAATTGGTGGCTGAAATTGCCGATGAGCCGGATTACGAGACAGCATTAGCCGCACTATAA
- the gcvPA gene encoding aminomethyl-transferring glycine dehydrogenase subunit GcvPA gives MPFIPHSEQDIEQMLSVIGADSIEDLFDEIPANLRCGDLEKIPQGMNEMEVTRLLRDRAAQDGLPLCFLGAGAYEHHIPAAVWEITTRGEFYSAYTPYQAEASQGTLQLLYEFQSMMASLMGMDVSNASLYDGASALAEAVLMAVRANKKSKSRKILMPVTTNPVYRSVTEAIVNNQDIELVAVPYDSETGQTDLNALDSFSGEDFSALVIPQPNFFGVIENVDALTAWAAENKMLSIAVVNPVAMALLKPPGEWGQTGVDIVCGEGQPLGVPLASGGPYFGFMCCKQKHVRQMPGRIIGRTTDLDGKEGFTLTLQAREQHIRRSKATSNICTNQGLLVTAATIYMSLLGPEGLKKVALNSHKNTQLLRNRLQAIKGVKTVFNAPNFHECVLQLDMDVKQLIDTLAREHHILAGFEVSAHYPELGNALMVCATETRTENDIEQFATTLDTLLNG, from the coding sequence ATGCCCTTTATTCCCCATTCAGAGCAAGATATCGAACAAATGCTATCGGTCATTGGCGCGGATAGTATTGAAGACTTGTTTGATGAAATCCCGGCAAATTTACGGTGTGGTGATTTAGAGAAAATCCCACAAGGTATGAACGAGATGGAAGTGACTCGTCTACTTCGAGACCGTGCGGCACAAGATGGCTTGCCATTATGCTTCTTAGGTGCCGGTGCTTACGAACACCATATACCTGCTGCTGTTTGGGAAATAACCACGCGCGGTGAGTTTTATAGTGCGTATACACCCTATCAAGCCGAAGCTTCGCAAGGAACCTTACAGTTGTTGTATGAATTTCAGTCGATGATGGCCAGTTTAATGGGCATGGATGTATCAAATGCATCGCTGTATGACGGTGCTTCGGCACTCGCTGAGGCTGTTCTAATGGCGGTGCGTGCGAATAAAAAGTCTAAATCACGGAAAATATTAATGCCGGTGACGACGAACCCTGTGTATCGTTCAGTAACAGAGGCGATTGTCAACAATCAAGATATTGAGCTGGTGGCCGTGCCGTATGATTCAGAAACGGGCCAAACTGATTTAAATGCGCTCGACTCGTTTTCAGGCGAAGATTTTTCTGCCTTGGTGATTCCCCAGCCTAACTTTTTTGGTGTGATAGAAAACGTAGATGCTTTAACTGCATGGGCAGCTGAGAATAAAATGCTGTCAATCGCTGTGGTTAACCCAGTAGCAATGGCATTGTTAAAACCACCAGGTGAGTGGGGGCAAACAGGTGTTGATATTGTTTGTGGGGAAGGCCAGCCACTGGGTGTTCCGTTGGCGTCAGGCGGGCCGTATTTTGGCTTTATGTGCTGTAAACAAAAGCATGTTAGACAAATGCCTGGTCGAATTATTGGTCGGACAACAGATCTAGATGGTAAAGAAGGGTTCACCTTAACCTTGCAGGCCCGCGAGCAGCATATTAGGCGTTCAAAAGCGACATCAAATATTTGTACAAACCAAGGGTTATTGGTAACAGCGGCTACTATTTATATGTCCTTGCTTGGTCCAGAGGGACTTAAAAAAGTAGCACTCAATTCACATAAAAACACCCAACTTTTACGCAATCGCTTGCAAGCTATAAAGGGTGTGAAAACAGTGTTTAATGCTCCCAACTTTCATGAATGCGTTCTTCAGTTGGACATGGACGTTAAACAATTAATTGATACGTTGGCGCGAGAGCACCATATTTTGGCTGGTTTTGAAGTGTCTGCGCATTACCCTGAATTAGGTAATGCCTTGATGGTTTGTGCTACTGAAACACGCACAGAAAACGACATTGAGCAATTTGCAACGACGCTCGATACATTATTAAACGGATAG
- the gcvH gene encoding glycine cleavage system protein GcvH yields MSNTPDDRKYADSHEWALLEADGNIRVGITDHAQELLGDLVFVELPEAGQAVGKGDECSVVESVKAASDIYSPVTGEIVAVNDALEDSPEAINESPYDEGWIFVVKPTDASELDDLLAAEGYENLIDDE; encoded by the coding sequence ATGTCAAATACACCTGATGATAGAAAATATGCGGATTCTCATGAATGGGCATTACTGGAAGCCGATGGTAATATTCGCGTTGGGATAACCGATCATGCGCAAGAACTATTGGGAGATTTAGTTTTTGTTGAGTTACCTGAGGCTGGTCAAGCTGTTGGTAAAGGCGATGAGTGCAGTGTTGTTGAGTCGGTAAAGGCGGCGTCAGATATCTATAGCCCCGTAACAGGGGAAATTGTAGCGGTTAATGACGCATTAGAAGATAGTCCAGAAGCAATTAATGAGTCACCATATGACGAGGGTTGGATTTTTGTCGTAAAACCAACTGATGCCAGTGAGCTGGATGATTTATTGGCTGCTGAAGGCTACGAAAACTTAATCGACGACGAGTAA
- the gcvT gene encoding glycine cleavage system aminomethyltransferase GcvT — protein sequence MTKKTILNDAHRELGARMVDFGGWDMPVNYGSQIDEHHVVRQSVGMFDVSHMTVIDINGAQAKAFLQYLLANDVAKLARQGKALYSCMLNEAAGIIDDLIVYFLDDNNYRLVVNASTREKDLAWIEKQADTFEVTVTERPQLAMIAVQGPKARQKVCPLLPERLGLSAAEIKPFSACWYGEWFIGRTGYTGEDGFEIILPEEKAEGFWKQLIEVGVKPCGLGARDTLRLEAGMNLYGQDMDESKHPLESGLAWTVAFQPENRHFIGRSALETINANGVSDQFVGLLLEDKGILRGHQKVVLQDGSTGEITSGGYSPTMERSIALARVPANIAETCKIDIRGKLKTARVVSPCFVRHGDVQVTL from the coding sequence ATGACTAAAAAGACAATTTTAAATGATGCGCACCGTGAACTGGGTGCCCGAATGGTGGATTTTGGTGGCTGGGATATGCCAGTAAATTATGGTTCGCAAATAGATGAACACCATGTGGTCAGACAATCGGTTGGCATGTTTGATGTGTCGCATATGACTGTTATTGATATTAATGGCGCGCAAGCGAAAGCTTTTTTACAATACCTGTTAGCGAATGATGTGGCGAAGCTAGCTCGACAGGGAAAAGCTTTATATAGTTGCATGCTGAATGAAGCAGCGGGCATTATTGATGACCTTATTGTTTATTTTTTAGACGATAATAATTATCGTCTAGTGGTTAATGCTTCAACGCGAGAGAAAGATTTAGCGTGGATTGAAAAGCAAGCCGACACATTTGAAGTGACCGTGACTGAGCGGCCTCAATTGGCAATGATTGCAGTACAAGGTCCAAAGGCTCGTCAAAAAGTTTGCCCATTATTACCGGAGCGGTTAGGGCTGTCGGCAGCTGAAATTAAACCATTTAGTGCCTGTTGGTATGGTGAGTGGTTTATTGGCAGAACCGGCTACACCGGAGAGGATGGCTTTGAGATTATACTGCCCGAAGAGAAAGCAGAAGGTTTTTGGAAACAGTTAATCGAAGTGGGTGTTAAACCGTGTGGTTTGGGCGCAAGAGATACGTTAAGGCTGGAAGCAGGTATGAATTTATACGGTCAAGATATGGATGAAAGCAAACATCCTCTAGAGTCTGGCTTAGCATGGACGGTAGCCTTTCAACCTGAAAACCGTCACTTTATTGGCCGTTCAGCGCTTGAGACGATAAACGCTAACGGTGTCAGCGATCAGTTTGTAGGTCTGCTGCTAGAAGATAAAGGCATTCTCAGAGGGCATCAAAAAGTCGTCTTGCAAGATGGCTCTACTGGCGAAATAACCAGTGGCGGGTATTCGCCGACAATGGAACGTTCTATTGCGCTGGCACGTGTACCAGCAAATATTGCTGAAACATGTAAAATTGATATTCGTGGCAAACTTAAAACGGCAAGGGTAGTCAGCCCTTGTTTTGTTCGTCATGGGGACGTACAGGTAACGTTATAA
- a CDS encoding TIGR02647 family protein, whose product MKFNQELIDELNILIQYDLSNTEQGIKIHHDASPATIDAAARLFDKGLIDKKDGGYLTSIGRKAAEHTLSISGLLTTD is encoded by the coding sequence ATGAAATTCAACCAAGAACTCATTGATGAACTTAACATCCTTATACAGTACGATCTTAGCAATACCGAGCAGGGCATAAAAATACATCACGACGCTAGCCCAGCAACTATTGATGCCGCCGCTCGCTTGTTCGATAAAGGGTTAATCGACAAAAAAGATGGCGGATATTTAACGTCTATTGGCAGAAAGGCGGCCGAACACACACTGTCTATTTCGGGCCTACTGACAACTGATTGA
- a CDS encoding UbiH/UbiF/VisC/COQ6 family ubiquinone biosynthesis hydroxylase: MSEKKYQVAIIGGGITGATMACLLAEKGISVALVDAGDPSAEWPQESYDLRVSALTLASINVFKSLGVWDEIVQLGEQPIEKMYVWDHFGSGELAIDSAEAGEMQMGAVVENRITVLALWKKLQQLKSCDVFKLTQLMSFETNEDGVSIQLSNNTQINAQLLVGADGSNSKIRQLSGIEHYGWSYQQKALVATIKPEKPHQNTAWQRFLPEGPLALLPLRDGLISIVWTSSVETTEGYLALSDSDFCRALVEASEQQLGKLELVSQRGAFPLALQFSSQYCQQRMVLIGDAIHTIHPLAGQGANLGLKDATVLADVVLKAHIAKRDIASEQVLRRYERQRKGDNLLMMGIMDGFKRLFAADQSLIKLTRSSGMGLINQSALLKNQICKYAMGV, translated from the coding sequence ATGAGCGAAAAAAAATACCAAGTAGCGATTATTGGTGGCGGCATAACGGGAGCAACAATGGCTTGTTTGTTGGCTGAAAAAGGCATCTCGGTTGCCCTGGTGGATGCTGGTGATCCATCTGCTGAATGGCCTCAGGAGAGTTATGATTTACGTGTTTCTGCACTCACCCTTGCCTCGATTAACGTGTTTAAATCATTAGGGGTTTGGGACGAGATTGTTCAATTGGGTGAGCAACCAATTGAAAAAATGTATGTGTGGGATCATTTCGGTAGTGGTGAGTTAGCCATCGATTCGGCCGAGGCTGGTGAAATGCAAATGGGTGCGGTGGTGGAAAATCGCATTACTGTCTTAGCGTTATGGAAAAAACTACAGCAGTTAAAAAGCTGCGATGTTTTTAAATTAACGCAGTTGATGAGTTTTGAGACTAATGAAGATGGTGTGTCGATTCAGTTGTCAAATAATACCCAGATCAACGCCCAGCTATTGGTGGGCGCTGATGGATCAAATTCTAAAATACGGCAACTAAGTGGAATAGAGCACTATGGTTGGAGTTATCAGCAAAAAGCGCTGGTGGCGACAATTAAACCGGAAAAACCACACCAAAATACTGCTTGGCAGCGGTTCTTGCCAGAAGGTCCTTTAGCTTTATTGCCTTTACGCGATGGTTTGATCTCTATTGTTTGGACATCGTCGGTGGAAACAACAGAAGGTTACTTAGCCTTGTCGGACTCGGATTTTTGTAGAGCGTTAGTAGAGGCGTCTGAGCAGCAGCTTGGTAAGCTTGAGTTGGTAAGCCAACGCGGAGCATTTCCATTAGCGTTACAGTTTTCATCGCAATATTGTCAGCAGAGAATGGTTTTGATTGGTGATGCGATTCACACCATTCATCCGCTTGCAGGGCAAGGCGCAAATTTGGGGCTCAAAGATGCTACGGTATTAGCCGATGTGGTGTTAAAAGCACATATAGCAAAACGCGATATAGCCAGTGAGCAAGTATTGCGACGTTATGAGCGTCAGCGTAAGGGCGACAATTTGTTAATGATGGGCATTATGGATGGCTTTAAACGGCTTTTCGCTGCAGATCAATCACTTATTAAGCTGACTAGAAGTTCGGGTATGGGTTTGATTAACCAGTCGGCGTTATTGAAAAACCAAATTTGCAAATATGCTATGGGGGTTTAA